A single window of Streptomyces cathayae DNA harbors:
- a CDS encoding GNAT family N-acetyltransferase: MISSPVIRPYRREDRPALDDICVRTAHNGQDARLHYRDPGILPAVFAAPYVHLEPELAFVLDDGKGRAVGYVLGTADTPRFARDFRAAWLPLVADRHPEPDGLPGSPDEEMAWLLHHPERMSVPELAAYPAHLHIDLLPRWQGCGYGRELMRTFLEALHVRGVPSVHLVMAKANSSARAFYDRMGFHEIEVLLDDSVTCLGRSTRDHDRL; the protein is encoded by the coding sequence ATGATCTCCTCTCCCGTGATTCGTCCGTACCGCCGCGAGGACCGGCCGGCCCTCGACGACATCTGTGTCCGCACCGCGCACAACGGTCAGGACGCCCGCCTCCACTACCGTGACCCCGGCATCCTCCCGGCGGTCTTCGCCGCTCCCTACGTCCACCTGGAGCCCGAACTCGCCTTCGTCCTGGACGACGGGAAGGGGCGCGCGGTCGGTTACGTCCTCGGCACCGCCGACACGCCCCGCTTCGCGCGGGACTTCCGTGCCGCGTGGCTGCCGCTGGTCGCCGACCGGCACCCCGAGCCGGACGGGCTGCCCGGGAGCCCGGACGAGGAGATGGCCTGGCTCCTGCACCACCCCGAGCGGATGTCCGTCCCCGAACTGGCGGCCTACCCCGCCCACCTGCACATCGACCTGCTGCCCCGGTGGCAGGGGTGCGGGTACGGCCGGGAGCTGATGCGGACGTTCCTCGAGGCGCTGCACGTCCGCGGGGTGCCCTCGGTCCACCTCGTGATGGCGAAGGCCAACAGCTCCGCCAGGGCCTTCTACGACCGGATGGGCTTCCACGAGATCGAGGTGCTCCTCGACGATTCCGTCACCTGCCTCGGGCGCTCGACGCGGGACCACGACCGGCTCTGA